Proteins encoded by one window of Roseibium sp. Sym1:
- the hisA gene encoding 1-(5-phosphoribosyl)-5-[(5-phosphoribosylamino)methylideneamino]imidazole-4-carboxamide isomerase, with protein sequence MILFPAIDLKDGQCVRLKLGDMDQATVFNDDPGAQAKAFEDQGFEWLHVVDLNGAFAGESVNGAAVDAILAATTNPVQLGGGIRTLEHIGTWLEKGISRVILGTVAVRDPELVKEACREFPGKIAVGIDAKGGYVAVEGWAETSELTAVDLAKRFEDAGVSAIIYTDIDRDGVLKGLNIPSTLELAKSVSIPVIASGGLASIDDIHRLLEPDCAILEGAISGRALYDGRLDPKEAMDLILAARKKAS encoded by the coding sequence ATGATCCTTTTTCCCGCCATCGACCTGAAGGACGGCCAGTGCGTGCGCCTGAAACTGGGCGACATGGACCAGGCAACCGTCTTCAATGATGACCCCGGAGCCCAGGCAAAGGCCTTCGAGGACCAGGGCTTCGAGTGGCTGCATGTGGTCGATCTCAACGGCGCCTTTGCCGGCGAGAGCGTCAACGGCGCCGCGGTCGACGCAATCCTGGCGGCTACGACGAACCCGGTGCAGCTCGGCGGCGGCATCCGCACGCTGGAACATATCGGGACATGGCTGGAAAAGGGCATCAGCCGCGTGATCCTCGGCACCGTCGCGGTGCGCGATCCGGAGCTGGTGAAAGAGGCTTGCAGGGAATTTCCGGGCAAGATCGCCGTCGGCATCGACGCCAAGGGCGGCTACGTCGCCGTGGAAGGCTGGGCGGAAACCTCCGAACTCACCGCCGTCGACTTGGCCAAACGCTTCGAGGATGCCGGGGTCTCGGCGATCATCTATACTGACATCGACCGGGACGGTGTGCTGAAGGGCCTGAACATCCCGTCCACGCTGGAACTGGCGAAATCCGTTTCCATTCCGGTCATTGCCTCCGGGGGGCTGGCGTCGATCGACGACATTCACCGCCTGCTGGAACCGGACTGCGCCATCCTTGAAGGCGCGATTTCAGGCCGGGCGCTCTATGACGGGCGTCTTGATCCGAAGGAAGCCATGGACCTGATCCTGGCGGCACGAAAGAAAGCGTCATGA
- the coaA gene encoding type I pantothenate kinase, with the protein MDQKVATALDMDLSPYQVFTERQWARLRADTPMTLDAHEVAQLQGLNAPVSIEQVETIYLPLSRLLAFYAEATISIYQATQAFLGTRDNKTPFIIGVAGSVSVGKSTTSRVLRELLARWPASPKVDLITTDGFLYPNAVLEAEGLMSKKGFPESFDRPRLLKFLSDIKAGKRFVRAPVYSHFYYDVMPGHTVTVDRPDILIVEGLNVLQTRELPKDGRAVPFVSDFFDFSVYIDADEDLLRKWYVDRFMHLRETAFRDPGSYFHKYSRINDTEAVETANRIWSDINLVNLRENILPTRPRADLILSKNASHRISKVALRKI; encoded by the coding sequence ATGGATCAGAAAGTCGCGACGGCCCTGGACATGGATCTGTCCCCTTATCAGGTGTTCACCGAACGCCAGTGGGCGCGCTTGCGTGCCGACACGCCGATGACCCTCGACGCCCATGAAGTCGCCCAGCTCCAAGGCCTCAACGCTCCCGTGTCCATCGAGCAGGTCGAGACGATCTACCTGCCGCTGTCACGCCTGCTGGCCTTCTATGCCGAGGCCACGATCAGCATCTATCAGGCGACGCAGGCCTTCCTGGGCACCAGGGACAACAAGACACCCTTCATCATCGGCGTTGCCGGGTCTGTTTCCGTCGGCAAGTCGACGACGTCGCGCGTGCTGCGCGAACTTCTGGCCCGCTGGCCGGCGAGCCCGAAGGTGGATCTGATCACCACGGACGGTTTTCTCTATCCCAACGCGGTTCTGGAAGCCGAGGGCCTGATGTCCAAGAAGGGCTTTCCGGAAAGCTTCGACCGTCCCCGGCTGCTGAAGTTCCTGTCGGACATCAAGGCGGGCAAGCGCTTCGTGCGCGCGCCGGTCTATTCGCATTTCTATTATGACGTGATGCCCGGCCACACGGTGACCGTCGACCGGCCGGACATCCTGATTGTCGAAGGCCTCAACGTGCTGCAGACGCGGGAATTGCCCAAGGACGGCCGCGCGGTTCCCTTCGTCTCCGACTTTTTCGACTTCTCCGTCTATATCGACGCCGACGAGGACCTCCTGCGCAAGTGGTACGTGGACCGGTTCATGCACCTGCGGGAAACCGCCTTCCGCGACCCCGGCTCCTACTTTCACAAATACTCGCGTATCAACGATACGGAGGCGGTCGAGACCGCCAACCGGATCTGGAGCGACATCAACCTGGTCAACCTGCGCGAAAACATCCTGCCGACCCGGCCGCGCGCGGACCTGATCCTGTCGAAGAATGCAAGCCACCGCATTTCCAAGGTTGCCCTGCGCAAGATCTGA
- a CDS encoding SDR family NAD(P)-dependent oxidoreductase: protein MFKEAVAEGGLAVVTGAASGVGLVAAKRFAESGLGIILADLPGDKLDAAAETVRRAARPDATVLAVPTDVSDMTQVEALADKAFATGPVAVLMNNAGIDLPTRCWEHMDNWTRLMDVNFFGILRGVQAFTKRMIEAGRPAVIVNTGSKQGITTPPGNPGYNASKAAVKVLSEQLAHELRQAGAPISVHLFVPGFTYTGITAQHFPEKPASAWSSEQTVDYFLERMSEGDFYVLCPDNDVDSTRDRRRAEWAIGDIIENRPPLSRWHADYKDAFADFEKTGKS, encoded by the coding sequence ATGTTTAAGGAAGCAGTTGCAGAAGGCGGCCTTGCCGTCGTGACCGGAGCCGCCAGCGGTGTCGGCCTGGTCGCGGCCAAAAGGTTTGCCGAATCCGGCCTCGGGATAATCCTCGCGGATCTGCCCGGGGACAAACTCGATGCCGCGGCCGAAACCGTTCGCCGAGCCGCAAGGCCGGACGCAACGGTGCTGGCGGTCCCGACGGACGTTTCGGACATGACCCAGGTCGAAGCGCTGGCGGACAAGGCCTTCGCGACCGGCCCCGTTGCTGTCCTGATGAACAATGCGGGCATAGACCTGCCGACCCGGTGCTGGGAGCACATGGACAACTGGACCCGGCTGATGGATGTCAATTTCTTCGGCATCCTGCGCGGCGTCCAGGCCTTCACCAAGCGCATGATCGAGGCCGGGCGTCCGGCGGTGATCGTCAACACCGGCTCCAAGCAGGGCATCACCACGCCGCCGGGCAATCCGGGCTACAATGCCTCCAAGGCGGCGGTGAAGGTGCTCAGCGAGCAGCTTGCACATGAACTTCGCCAGGCGGGCGCACCGATTTCGGTGCATCTTTTCGTGCCCGGTTTCACCTACACAGGCATCACCGCCCAGCACTTTCCGGAAAAACCGGCCTCGGCCTGGAGCAGCGAACAGACGGTCGACTATTTCCTCGAGCGCATGTCTGAAGGCGATTTCTATGTCCTGTGTCCGGACAATGATGTCGACAGCACCCGCGACAGGCGCCGGGCGGAATGGGCCATTGGCGACATCATCGAGAACCGGCCGCCGCTGAGCCGCTGGCACGCGGATTACAAGGACGCCTTCGCGGACTTCGAGAAGACCGGGAAAAGCTAG
- a CDS encoding VHL beta domain-containing protein gives MLAAASALLIASGTAVMAQSAPETLRINVEPPDPGIRSITVDKKYRPIISRDDKGVVIDTQGSDNKRPGCDVKLEVTLENSRVLHREANICSGNTLVVDVSSDGKPGAAARVVGTNSGTAAGPVTSTRTETPKTTVLPPSTEANSSITEVQPPEDTVLKPLDQVDTPISEPGTDTTALPGSDFETTVGEALSGGTANAQPVLVTPSEDRQWLAEPGTQPGSPTMLEHGVPQTDDRDFRADCSTQSGFAKITFQQAPAGLLEGMPQAVRITAGEFDNGYNAFGSSTNNEAGVSLPEVNIEMTDPLWEAMIRESELSIAVEGMPAHAVSLKGSANPVRLFVATCSLPQQIVSDDAFGTGAEEPGSDLSCTELGRVRSVEAVRPGQIVFRNASQQAIEVQWVDYRGGERPYARLEPGQILEQQTYVSHAWTVRGANGECRGIYVTRTPYREVVIQGPKTFGVPGNNGFGGGDAWGNQNGGFDGQPGNGFPAGPTPPGAIEGSSQPTFQQQQTARANVADYLCTSGIDLNVVFSPDLQSATVAEMGYGAVTLQRQGGANTFYFESQGHVLKGQLQNATWSRPGLRDVFCARR, from the coding sequence ATGCTGGCTGCGGCGAGCGCGCTTCTGATTGCCTCCGGCACGGCCGTGATGGCGCAGTCCGCCCCCGAGACCCTGCGCATCAATGTCGAACCGCCCGACCCGGGCATCCGGTCCATTACCGTGGACAAGAAATACCGGCCGATCATCAGCCGGGACGACAAGGGCGTCGTGATCGATACCCAGGGCAGCGACAACAAGCGTCCGGGCTGTGATGTCAAGCTGGAGGTCACGCTGGAAAACAGCCGTGTGCTCCACCGCGAAGCCAATATCTGCTCCGGCAACACACTTGTGGTGGACGTCAGCAGCGACGGCAAGCCCGGCGCTGCGGCGCGGGTTGTCGGCACCAACTCGGGAACCGCGGCAGGTCCGGTCACCAGCACGAGGACTGAAACACCGAAGACCACGGTACTGCCGCCTTCGACGGAGGCAAACTCCTCGATCACGGAAGTCCAGCCGCCGGAAGACACTGTGCTGAAGCCGCTGGACCAGGTCGATACACCCATCTCCGAGCCCGGTACGGACACAACGGCGCTGCCCGGCTCCGATTTCGAGACCACGGTCGGGGAAGCCCTTTCGGGTGGCACCGCCAATGCCCAGCCGGTGCTGGTAACGCCAAGCGAAGACCGCCAGTGGCTGGCCGAACCCGGAACGCAGCCGGGCTCGCCGACGATGCTGGAGCACGGGGTGCCGCAGACCGACGATCGCGACTTCCGCGCCGACTGCAGCACGCAATCCGGTTTCGCCAAGATCACCTTCCAGCAGGCGCCGGCCGGGCTCCTGGAGGGCATGCCACAGGCGGTGCGCATCACTGCGGGTGAATTCGACAACGGTTACAATGCCTTCGGCTCTTCGACCAACAACGAGGCCGGGGTGTCGTTGCCCGAAGTCAATATCGAAATGACCGACCCGCTGTGGGAGGCCATGATCCGCGAGTCCGAATTGTCGATTGCCGTCGAAGGCATGCCGGCACATGCCGTCTCGCTGAAAGGCAGCGCCAATCCGGTCCGCCTGTTTGTCGCGACCTGCTCGCTGCCGCAGCAGATCGTTTCGGACGATGCCTTTGGAACGGGTGCCGAGGAACCCGGCTCGGACCTGTCCTGCACCGAACTCGGCCGCGTGCGCTCCGTCGAGGCCGTCAGGCCGGGCCAGATCGTGTTCCGCAATGCCAGCCAGCAGGCGATCGAAGTCCAGTGGGTCGACTACCGTGGCGGCGAACGGCCCTATGCGCGGCTGGAACCGGGTCAGATCCTGGAACAACAGACCTATGTTTCCCACGCCTGGACCGTGCGCGGTGCCAATGGCGAATGCCGCGGCATCTACGTCACGCGGACGCCCTACCGCGAAGTCGTGATCCAGGGTCCGAAGACGTTCGGCGTGCCCGGCAACAACGGCTTCGGCGGCGGCGATGCCTGGGGCAACCAGAATGGCGGTTTCGACGGCCAGCCCGGCAACGGTTTTCCGGCCGGACCGACGCCGCCGGGTGCGATCGAAGGCTCCAGCCAGCCTACGTTCCAGCAACAACAGACAGCCCGCGCCAACGTCGCCGACTATCTGTGCACTTCCGGTATCGACCTGAATGTCGTGTTCTCGCCGGACCTGCAAAGCGCCACGGTTGCCGAAATGGGCTATGGCGCGGTCACCCTGCAGCGTCAGGGCGGCGCCAATACTTTCTACTTCGAATCACAGGGTCATGTGCTCAAAGGTCAGTTGCAGAACGCCACCTGGTCGCGACCGGGCCTGAGGGATGTCTTCTGCGCACGCAGATAA
- a CDS encoding DUF2628 domain-containing protein, with product MSTYVVMAPPEFDDVAGDPYQTDRLEFVPDRFSVLAFLFSLIWLLVHRMWLVLLGYLAVTLVIELLALSVSQEVMGVVAFVIAILFAHEAQALRRWSLERKGWRVVGIVDADGKDEAELRFLHKAADHLSPARMRQTVQRPAPNPIVPRVGSEQVVGLTLGPESRQ from the coding sequence ATGAGCACTTATGTCGTGATGGCGCCGCCCGAATTTGACGACGTGGCGGGCGACCCCTACCAAACCGACCGGCTGGAATTCGTTCCCGACCGGTTTTCGGTGCTGGCCTTCCTGTTTTCCCTGATCTGGCTGCTGGTTCATCGCATGTGGCTGGTCCTGCTCGGCTATCTGGCTGTCACGCTGGTGATCGAACTGCTGGCGCTGTCCGTCAGCCAGGAGGTCATGGGCGTGGTGGCCTTTGTCATCGCCATTCTTTTCGCACACGAGGCCCAGGCCCTGCGCCGCTGGTCGCTGGAGCGCAAGGGCTGGCGCGTTGTCGGCATCGTCGATGCCGACGGCAAGGACGAAGCCGAGCTGCGCTTTCTGCACAAGGCCGCCGATCATCTGTCGCCGGCCCGCATGCGGCAGACCGTCCAGCGCCCCGCCCCCAATCCGATCGTCCCGCGCGTCGGCAGCGAACAGGTGGTCGGCCTGACCCTCGGCCCGGAGAGCCGTCAATGA
- the hisF gene encoding imidazole glycerol phosphate synthase subunit HisF, with the protein MTLKARVIPCLDVKDGRVVKGVNFVDLVDAGDPVEAAKAYDAAGADELCFLDITASHEGRDTIFDVVRRTAEACFMPVTVGGGVRTVEDIRKLLIAGADKVSINTAAVKNPDFVREAAEKFGAQCIVVSIDAKQVNQPGEPEKFEIFTHGGRNPTGIDAVAFARKVVELGAGELLVTSMDRDGTKSGYNIALTRAIADAVPVPVIASGGVGTLDHMVEGVRDGHATAVLAASIFHFGEYTIHDAKQYMNDAGIPMRLDA; encoded by the coding sequence ATGACCCTCAAGGCCCGCGTCATTCCCTGCCTCGATGTCAAGGACGGCCGTGTCGTCAAGGGCGTCAACTTTGTCGACCTGGTGGATGCCGGCGATCCGGTGGAAGCGGCCAAGGCCTATGACGCCGCCGGGGCGGACGAACTCTGTTTTCTCGACATCACGGCCAGTCATGAAGGCCGGGACACGATCTTTGACGTCGTCAGGCGGACGGCGGAAGCCTGTTTCATGCCGGTGACGGTCGGCGGCGGCGTGCGTACGGTGGAAGATATCCGCAAGCTGCTGATCGCCGGAGCCGACAAGGTCTCGATCAACACGGCCGCGGTAAAGAACCCGGATTTCGTGCGCGAGGCGGCGGAAAAATTCGGCGCCCAGTGCATCGTCGTCTCGATCGACGCCAAGCAGGTCAACCAGCCCGGCGAACCGGAAAAATTCGAGATCTTCACCCATGGCGGCCGCAACCCGACCGGCATCGACGCGGTCGCGTTCGCAAGAAAGGTCGTCGAACTGGGCGCCGGCGAGCTTCTGGTGACGTCCATGGACCGGGACGGCACCAAGTCCGGCTACAACATCGCGCTGACCCGGGCGATTGCCGACGCGGTGCCGGTGCCGGTGATTGCCTCCGGCGGTGTCGGCACGCTGGACCACATGGTCGAGGGCGTGCGCGACGGCCATGCCACCGCCGTTCTGGCGGCCTCGATCTTCCATTTCGGCGAATACACCATTCACGATGCCAAGCAGTACATGAATGACGCTGGTATTCCCATGCGTCTCGATGCGTAG
- a CDS encoding DUF1330 domain-containing protein — protein MSKGYWIARVDVRDADGYPAYVETAKPAFERFSANFLARGGKTNTIEGPGRARNVVIEFPSYQHAVDCYNSPEYQEAVKIRQKVADGEIVIVEGI, from the coding sequence ATGAGCAAAGGCTACTGGATTGCGCGCGTCGACGTGCGGGACGCGGACGGATACCCGGCCTATGTCGAGACCGCGAAGCCGGCCTTCGAGCGTTTCAGCGCCAATTTCCTCGCGCGCGGCGGCAAGACCAACACCATCGAGGGCCCGGGCCGCGCGCGCAACGTCGTCATCGAGTTTCCGAGCTACCAGCACGCGGTCGATTGCTACAATTCACCCGAATACCAGGAAGCGGTCAAAATCCGCCAGAAAGTTGCCGATGGCGAGATCGTCATCGTGGAAGGAATATAA
- a CDS encoding RidA family protein, producing MTHREPVIPAGRHALYDQHKYSAALRSGDLLFVSGQVGSHADGTPEPDFPRQVDMAFENLVAVLDAAGCTLDDVVDVTTFHTDPEAQFGALMAVKDRYFETAPYPNWTAVGVNWLAGFDFEIKVIARIPGAA from the coding sequence ATGACACATCGCGAGCCCGTTATTCCCGCCGGAAGGCATGCCCTCTATGACCAGCACAAGTATTCCGCGGCGCTCAGGAGCGGGGACCTCCTGTTCGTGTCGGGCCAGGTCGGAAGCCATGCCGACGGTACACCGGAGCCCGACTTCCCCCGTCAGGTGGACATGGCATTCGAGAATCTGGTGGCCGTGCTCGACGCGGCCGGCTGTACCCTGGACGACGTGGTCGACGTCACCACGTTTCACACGGACCCCGAGGCGCAATTCGGCGCGTTGATGGCGGTGAAGGACAGGTATTTCGAGACAGCCCCCTATCCCAACTGGACAGCGGTCGGCGTCAACTGGCTCGCCGGCTTCGATTTCGAGATCAAGGTCATTGCCCGCATTCCCGGGGCAGCTTGA
- the hisB gene encoding imidazoleglycerol-phosphate dehydratase HisB, with protein sequence MRTASVSRDTKETRISVEINLDGTGAYDVKTGVGFFDHMLEQLARHSLIDIKVRADGDTHIDFHHTVEDTGIALGQAISQALGDMAGITRYADTHLAMDEALTRCALDVSGRPFLVWDVAFDRDKVGDFDTELFEEFFRAFAMNAGITLHIATLYGSNCHHIAETCFKAVARSLRKAVEIDPRQANRVPTTKGQLGG encoded by the coding sequence ATGCGTACAGCGAGTGTATCGCGCGATACCAAGGAAACCCGCATTTCGGTCGAAATCAACCTGGACGGTACCGGCGCCTATGACGTCAAGACCGGCGTCGGGTTCTTCGATCATATGCTGGAGCAGCTGGCGCGCCATTCGCTGATCGACATCAAGGTGCGCGCCGACGGCGACACCCATATCGATTTTCACCACACGGTCGAGGACACCGGCATTGCGCTCGGGCAGGCGATCTCGCAGGCGCTGGGTGACATGGCCGGCATCACCCGTTATGCCGACACCCACCTTGCGATGGACGAGGCGCTGACACGGTGCGCTCTGGACGTGTCCGGCCGGCCGTTCCTGGTCTGGGACGTTGCCTTCGACCGCGACAAGGTCGGCGACTTCGATACGGAACTGTTCGAGGAGTTTTTCCGCGCCTTCGCCATGAACGCCGGCATCACCCTTCATATCGCTACGCTTTACGGCTCCAATTGCCACCATATTGCCGAGACCTGTTTCAAGGCGGTCGCGCGCTCCCTGCGCAAGGCGGTGGAGATCGATCCGCGCCAGGCGAACCGGGTGCCGACGACCAAGGGCCAGCTCGGCGGTTAG
- a CDS encoding phosphoribosyl-ATP diphosphatase: MTDFTLEQLDAIIAARAKSDDEKSYTRKLVNKGVAKCAQKLGEEAVEAAIAAVQRDREELTAEAADVLYHLLVVLSVSNVPLGDVMKELANRTGQTGLEEKASRPQE, translated from the coding sequence ATGACCGACTTCACATTGGAACAGCTCGACGCCATAATTGCTGCACGTGCGAAGAGCGACGACGAAAAGTCCTATACGCGCAAGCTCGTCAACAAGGGCGTTGCCAAATGCGCCCAGAAGCTGGGAGAAGAAGCGGTTGAGGCGGCAATTGCCGCCGTTCAGCGGGACCGTGAAGAGTTGACGGCCGAGGCCGCCGATGTGCTTTATCATTTGCTTGTGGTTCTGAGCGTCTCCAATGTCCCTCTCGGGGATGTTATGAAGGAGCTTGCGAACCGCACGGGACAGACCGGACTGGAAGAAAAGGCGTCCCGCCCGCAAGAGTGA
- a CDS encoding TetR/AcrR family transcriptional regulator: protein MARSRTEKMEETRAKLICAARKAFAEKGFSAASMDELTAEVGLTRGALYHNFGDKKGLLQAVVNQIDSEMAGRAHAIGSKEDSLWDGLLAEGAAYIEMALEPEVQRIVLLDGPAVLGDPSLWPSQNHCLETTTKAVTTLIAEGVMKPVDAEAAARLLNGAALNAALWIAASDNPEDVLQRALEAFRCLATGLLRESD, encoded by the coding sequence ATGGCAAGAAGCCGGACGGAAAAGATGGAAGAAACCCGGGCGAAACTCATCTGCGCAGCACGCAAGGCTTTCGCAGAAAAGGGTTTTTCGGCCGCATCAATGGATGAGTTGACCGCTGAAGTCGGCCTGACCAGAGGTGCGCTCTATCACAATTTCGGAGACAAGAAGGGTTTGCTCCAGGCGGTCGTCAACCAGATCGACAGCGAAATGGCGGGCCGCGCTCACGCCATCGGCAGCAAGGAAGACAGTCTCTGGGACGGCCTGCTGGCCGAAGGCGCCGCGTATATCGAAATGGCGCTGGAGCCGGAAGTGCAGCGCATCGTGCTGCTCGACGGCCCCGCGGTGCTCGGGGACCCGTCCCTGTGGCCAAGCCAGAACCATTGCCTCGAGACCACGACGAAAGCGGTCACCACGCTGATTGCGGAAGGCGTCATGAAGCCGGTGGATGCCGAAGCGGCAGCGCGGCTGTTGAACGGGGCAGCCCTGAACGCGGCCCTCTGGATTGCCGCCAGCGACAACCCGGAAGACGTTCTTCAACGGGCGCTTGAGGCGTTTCGGTGCCTCGCGACGGGACTGCTCAGGGAAAGCGACTGA
- the hisH gene encoding imidazole glycerol phosphate synthase subunit HisH encodes MTIAIIDYGSGNLRSAEKAFERAARAHAHVPDVIVTSDPERVLKADRVVLPGVGAFADCKRGLWAVEGMPEALEETVRKQGKPFFGICVGMQLMASRGLEFETVEGLDWVDGDVIAMEPADPSLKIPHMGWNTIDVRPESHPVLNGIETGPGGLHAYFVHSFHFACASMEDRLATFDYAGTFTAMVAKDNMIGTQFHPEKSQRLGLELIANFLDWTP; translated from the coding sequence ATGACAATTGCAATTATCGATTATGGCTCGGGCAACCTGCGCTCGGCCGAAAAGGCGTTCGAGCGCGCGGCCCGCGCCCACGCCCATGTGCCGGACGTGATCGTCACGTCCGATCCCGAACGTGTCCTGAAGGCCGACCGGGTTGTCCTGCCCGGTGTCGGCGCCTTTGCCGACTGCAAGCGCGGCCTCTGGGCCGTCGAGGGCATGCCCGAGGCGCTGGAGGAAACCGTCCGCAAGCAGGGAAAGCCGTTTTTCGGCATCTGCGTCGGCATGCAGCTGATGGCAAGCCGCGGACTGGAGTTCGAGACCGTTGAAGGCCTGGACTGGGTCGATGGCGACGTCATCGCGATGGAACCGGCCGACCCGAGCCTGAAGATTCCGCATATGGGCTGGAACACCATCGACGTGCGCCCCGAAAGCCACCCGGTCCTGAATGGTATCGAAACGGGTCCCGGCGGCCTGCATGCCTATTTCGTGCATTCGTTCCACTTCGCCTGCGCCAGCATGGAAGACCGGCTGGCAACCTTCGACTATGCCGGAACCTTCACCGCCATGGTGGCGAAAGACAACATGATCGGCACCCAGTTCCACCCGGAGAAAAGCCAGCGGCTCGGTCTCGAGCTGATCGCCAATTTCCTGGACTGGACCCCGTAA
- a CDS encoding methyl-accepting chemotaxis protein, producing the protein MSFTRWPLAWKITTPVFVIAIFTVALAMLSLSSLKDAMLQERLTKIEDISQTASKIAARYHELEKSGEMGREEAQKNAIQAISAMRFENGENYVFVFDNNSVTISHANEKLIGKNLTDLKDANGVRIIPELVNVARSGGGTLQYLWPRAGSDVPIEKWGYATGFEPWQWMLGTGVYIDDMEAAFWNQAMLIISLALVGALVAGSIAFVAIRSLVRPLRSLTDNMSTLAEGDTNIVIEGAGRGDEIGQMASAMEVFVRNETARRELEEQQNASQEDAARKGSEIQQLSGDFDRQIMDMLNIIDSSVQNLQAASADMTDVAAQTTEQSGLVSNASSQAAHNVETVAAAAEELSASVNEIRRQVQSSSEIASRAAGEAQSTNQRMHGLSESASRIGEVVTLIQAIAEQTNLLALNATIEAARAGEAGKGFAVVAAEVKELATQTSKATEEISSQITAIQEETGHAASAISSVTEIINNMNEIASSIASSVEEQGVATQEIASNATEASRSTVEVTTNIETVASAAENTRDTAEKVDSSAQQLKENAGMLRDQVATFLQEVRSRSVA; encoded by the coding sequence ATGTCCTTTACCCGTTGGCCACTTGCCTGGAAAATCACGACACCTGTCTTTGTCATTGCCATTTTTACCGTTGCTCTCGCGATGCTCTCCCTCAGCTCGCTGAAAGACGCAATGCTGCAGGAACGCCTGACCAAGATCGAGGACATTTCGCAAACTGCGAGCAAAATTGCCGCCCGCTACCACGAGCTTGAGAAATCGGGAGAAATGGGCCGCGAAGAGGCTCAGAAAAACGCAATCCAGGCGATTTCCGCAATGCGGTTTGAAAACGGCGAAAACTACGTATTCGTTTTCGACAACAACTCCGTCACGATCTCGCACGCCAACGAAAAACTGATCGGCAAGAACCTCACGGATCTCAAGGATGCCAATGGTGTGCGCATCATTCCCGAGCTCGTGAACGTTGCCCGCAGCGGTGGCGGGACGCTTCAATACCTGTGGCCGCGCGCCGGCAGTGACGTTCCGATCGAGAAATGGGGTTACGCCACCGGGTTCGAGCCCTGGCAGTGGATGCTGGGCACGGGTGTCTATATCGACGACATGGAAGCCGCCTTCTGGAACCAGGCCATGCTGATCATCTCGCTGGCGCTTGTCGGCGCACTGGTCGCGGGGTCGATTGCATTCGTCGCCATCCGCAGCCTTGTCCGTCCGCTGCGCTCCCTGACCGACAACATGAGCACTTTGGCGGAAGGCGATACCAATATCGTCATCGAGGGTGCGGGCAGGGGCGACGAAATCGGTCAGATGGCCAGCGCCATGGAGGTCTTCGTCCGGAACGAAACCGCGCGCCGCGAGCTGGAAGAGCAACAGAATGCAAGTCAGGAAGACGCCGCGCGCAAGGGTTCGGAGATCCAGCAGCTCAGCGGTGACTTCGATCGTCAGATCATGGACATGCTCAACATCATCGACAGTTCCGTGCAGAATCTGCAGGCCGCTTCCGCGGACATGACCGACGTGGCCGCCCAGACCACGGAACAGAGCGGCCTGGTCTCCAATGCCTCGTCGCAGGCCGCCCATAACGTGGAAACCGTGGCCGCCGCTGCGGAGGAACTGTCGGCCTCCGTGAACGAAATCCGCCGCCAGGTTCAATCCTCGAGCGAGATCGCCTCCCGCGCCGCCGGCGAAGCCCAGTCGACCAACCAGCGCATGCATGGCCTGTCGGAAAGCGCCAGCCGCATCGGCGAAGTGGTGACGCTGATCCAGGCGATCGCCGAGCAGACCAACCTGCTTGCCCTGAACGCCACCATCGAGGCGGCCCGCGCGGGCGAGGCCGGCAAGGGCTTCGCGGTCGTTGCCGCCGAAGTCAAGGAACTGGCCACCCAGACCTCGAAGGCGACCGAGGAGATTTCAAGCCAGATCACCGCCATCCAGGAAGAGACCGGCCATGCGGCCAGCGCGATTTCCTCGGTGACGGAGATCATCAACAACATGAACGAAATCGCCTCTTCCATTGCCTCCTCGGTCGAGGAGCAGGGCGTGGCGACGCAGGAAATCGCGAGCAACGCGACCGAAGCCTCGCGCAGCACCGTCGAGGTCACGACCAATATCGAAACCGTCGCGTCGGCCGCTGAAAACACCCGCGATACGGCCGAGAAGGTCGACAGCTCGGCTCAGCAGCTGAAAGAAAACGCGGGCATGCTGCGCGACCAGGTCGCAACGTTCCTGCAGGAAGTCCGCAGCCGCTCGGTCGCCTGA